Proteins co-encoded in one Ziziphus jujuba cultivar Dongzao chromosome 9, ASM3175591v1 genomic window:
- the LOC107427163 gene encoding uncharacterized protein LOC107427163: MESLLSQFTILSNQALQDKNFDPSTVEDLMKLFEIEAYKSWAAMELQHQNEVKEAEVAMQQAEDYLDSVMESAMDEFRRFEEEMERMAKTELNSLVETAEGARRMGNFMEKAATIASKRYIEAALNSATASMKSAWKGLSTNKVHPS, encoded by the coding sequence ATGGAATCTCTTCTCTCCCAATTTACCATCCTCTCAAACCAAGCCTTGCAAGACAAAAACTTCGATCCTTCCACTGTTGAAGACCTTATGAAACTGTTCGAGATCGAAGCCTACAAGTCCTGGGCTGCTATGGAACTCCAACACCAAAATGAAGTGAAAGAAGCCGAGGTTGCGATGCAACAAGCCGAGGACTACCTGGATTCGGTCATGGAAAGTGCCATGGACGAGTTTAGACGCTTCGAAGAGGAGATGGAACGTATGGCGAAAACTGAATTAAATAGCTTAGTTGAGACTGCAGAAGGTGCTAGGAGGATGGGGAATTTCATGGAGAAGGCTGCTACAATTGCCTCCAAAAGGTATATTGAGGCTGCATTGAATTCGGCTACGGCTTCAATGAAATCGGCTTGGAAGGGACTTTCAACTAACAAGGTTCATCCTTCTTGA